Proteins encoded in a region of the Zea mays cultivar B73 chromosome 2, Zm-B73-REFERENCE-NAM-5.0, whole genome shotgun sequence genome:
- the LOC100285284 gene encoding uncharacterized protein LOC100285284: MCKVAITIPSLVWLCRAVRRWRWRSRGRAADASRSTTTSFSFSSPRPCTSVPAGHVAVCVEAAAAAAGSGSTRRFVVRVAHLSHPSFRELLRQAEEEYGFPAAPGPIALPCDEDHFRDVLHRVSTSAAASSSSSSCCGLATRRCARGESGPLLQGRIMAVDQKLGW; encoded by the coding sequence ATGTGCAAGGTGGCGATCACGATCCCGTCCCTCGTGTGGCTGTGCCGCGCCgtgcggcggtggcggtggcggtccCGCGGCCGCGCCGCGGACGCCTCCCGCTCCACCACCAcctccttctccttctcctccCCCCGCCCCTGCACCTCGGTGCCGGCGGGGCACGTGGCTGTGTGCGtggaggccgccgccgccgccgccgggtccGGCTCCACCAGGCGGTTCGTGGTACGGGTGGCGCACCTCAGCCACCCGTCGTTCCGTGAGCTGCTGCGGCAGGCGGAGGAAGAGTACGGCTTCCCGGCGGCGCCCGGGCCCATCGCGCTCCCCTGCGACGAGGACCACTTCCGCGACGTCCTCCACCGCGTGTCCACGtcggccgccgcctcctcctcctcctcctcctgctgcGGCCTCGCCACGCGGCGGTGCGCGCGCGGCGAGTCGGGGCCGCTGCTGCAGGGACGAATAATGGCCGTGGATCAGAAGCTGGGCTGGTGA
- the LOC100384859 gene encoding ubiquitin-like domain-containing protein CIP73-like isoform X1, producing the protein MESASDVQMQHRAEDSETTIEIKIKTLDSQTYNLRVNKCVPVPLLKEKIATVTGILSEQQRLICRGRVLKDDELLSAYHVEDGHTLHLVVRHPGQSATFGNAATEANTSNSGRRHGPTVARSVVLEAVNVDPGSSELPAFVAQILQSVLGTINAQSTGTPTSSDTGSLDPSQSSIPNTIRVELDQQQAPLLFQSEPAHESSQPNVIPDALTTMSQYINFMRDSFRREGFSLNGQTEGNVENRTAEPESASVLGLHNASLLAENMHSTRQIIVEQAGALLSQLSTQLGDLENVTDSAIRRDIQSSAVRTGSLFQNLGSLLLELGRTTMLLRINPSSSEAVVNSGPALYISPSGPNPLMVQPVPFPGRSVQMGTLFSSLGSQGSVLHPRDVDIHVRTSGSVPGASTNPSDSAGAQAHQNVNRPGDASHANIGEAFSGVAGGTPFSVESGVRLLPLRTVVAMPAGISRAPSGSSSGGLGIIYPFLTRVRQRANTNGNDERNGQSPNESARSSTHLNQQSIPQSSQTHEAGNLRSPVDVNVGDGSETSPGQQNGLVTLSQIMDFFGSMLPGENVRGNTSSQQPPMASTEQGEGRNLATPEVSGASEEALRFAGMVRQIMPFISQVETQNQSAPPDSSSTPAQAASGSADRARDVPNDSTSSRQHNRDQIDEPNSKRQRTSD; encoded by the exons ATGGAGAGTGCTTCAGATGTACAAATGCAACATCGTGCTGAAGATTCCGAGACTACAATTGAGATCAAAATCAAGACATTGGATTCCCAGACATACAATTTGCGTGTGAATAAATGT GTGCCAGTTCCTCTGTTGAAAGAGAAAATTGCTACTGTAACTGGAATATTGTCTGAACAGCAACGCTTGATTTGTCGTGGGAGAGTCTTGAAGGATGATGAACTCTTGTCTGCTTATC ATGTCGAAGATGGTCATACATTACATCTTGTTGTTAGACATCCAGGCCAGTCAGCTACATTTGGAAATGCAGCAACCGAAG CTAACACATCAAATTCTGGCCGTCGTCATGGGCCCACAGTGGCAAGAAGTGTAGTACTTGAGGCTGTTAATGTGGATCCTGGGAGCAGTGAACTCCCAGCTTTTGTTGCGCAG ATTCTCCAAAGTGTGCTTGGAACAATCAATGCACAATCTACG GGTACACCAACATCTTCTGACACCGGATCTTTAGATCCTTCACAATCTTCCATCCCAAATACTATAAGAGTTGAACTCGACCAGCAACAAGCTCCTCTGCTTTTTCAGTCTGAACCCGCACATGAGTCATCTCAACCAAAT GTCATCCCTGATGCTTTGACAACTATGTCTCAGTACATTAACTTTATGAGGGACTCATTTAGGAGGGAGGGCTTTAGTCTTAATG GACAAACAGAGGGTAATGTGGAAAACAGAACTGCAGAGCCTGAATCAGCTTCTGTGCTTGGGCTTCATAATGCATCATTGCTAGCTGAAAATATGCACTCTACTAGGCAAATTATTGTTGAACAGGCTGGTGCATTGCTGTCT CAACTCTCAACTCAGCTGGGAGATCTAGAGAATGTAACTGATTCTGCAATACGAAGGGACATTCAAAGTAGTGCAGTTCGCACGGGTTCTCTATTTCAGAACCTTGGTTCTTTGCTTCTGGAACTTGGGCGCACCACAATGCTCCTGCGTATAAATCCGTCATCT TCAGAAGCGGTTGTAAACTCTGGACCAGCTCTTTATATATCTCCATCAGGGCCAAATCCTCTTATGGTTCAA CCTGTTCCATTTCCAGGAAGGTCTGTCCAAATGGGTACTTTGTTTTCTAGTCTGGGTTCACAAGGATCTGTTCTACATCCGAGAGATGTTGATATCCATGTCCGCACAA GTGGGTCCGTGCCTGGAGCCAGTACTAACCCAAGTGATTCAGCTGGTGCGCAAGCGCATCAAAATGTGAATAGGCCAGGAGATGCTTCGCATGCAAATATTGGTGAAGCGTTTTCAGGGGTTGCAGGTGGCACTCCTTTTTCAGTTGAGTCCGGAGTTAGACTATTGCCACTTAGAACAGTGGTTGCCATGCCTGCTGGCATCAGTCGTGCTCCATCAGGGTCGTCTAGTGGTGGGCTTGGTATTATCTATCCATTTCTCACTAGGGTTCGACAAAGGGCAAACACTAATGGTAATGATGAAAGGAATGGTCAATCTCCAAATGAATCGGCTCGTAGTAGCACCCATCTTAATCAGCAATCAATTCCGCAGTCATCTCAAACTCATGAAGCAG GTAATCTGAGATCTCCAGTTGATGTCAATGTTGGAGATGGCTCTGAGACCTCACCTGGGCAGCAGAATGGTCTGGTCACTCTCTCTCAGATAATGGACTTTTTTGGATCAATGCTCCCAGGCGAAAATGTTCGAGGAAATACTTCAAGCCAGCAACCACCAATGGCTTCCACCGAGCAGGGAGAGGGTAGAAATCTTGCAACACCAGAAGTGTCAGGAGCCAGTGAGGAGGCCCTACGCTTTGCTGGCATGGTCAGACAAATTATGCCATTTATCTCCCAAGTTGAAACACAGAATCAAAGTGCCCCACCAGACAGCAGCAGCACACCTGCACAG GCTGCATCTGGGAGTGCAGACAGAGCTAGGGATGTCCCAAATGATTCTACGAGTTCCCGTCAACATAACCGCGACCAAATTGATGAGCCTAATTCTAAAAGGCAAAG AACTAGTGACTGA
- the LOC103645804 gene encoding auxin-responsive protein SAUR36, with protein sequence MYMSTTRSTASTAQLRASTAKRSKTTQQPGRSSSSSSKPPSIMCRVALTIPSLVWLRRALRRWRSRAAEAASSSSDAAVPAGHVAVSVQGTAAAPRRFVVRLAHLSHPAFLELLRQAEEEYGFPAAPGPVALPCDEDRFLDVLRRVTSSASFSSHSCGPVVADRRARGDARPLLRGMAVERNLVW encoded by the coding sequence atgtatatgtcCACCACAAGGTCCACAGCCTCGACTGCGCAACTGCGAGCCTCCACAGCAAAGAGAAGCAAAACCACCCAACAACCCGGCCGCTCGAGCAGCTCCAGCTCCAAGCCTCCAAGCATCATGTGCAGGGTGGCGTTGACGATCCCGTCGCTCGTCTGGCTACGGCGCGCGCTGCGGCGGTGGCGGTCCCGCGCCGCGGAGGCGGCATCGTCCTCCTCTGACGCCGCGGTGCCGGCGGGGCACGTCGCCGTGTCCGTGCAAGGCACGGCGGCGGCGCCGAGGCGGTTCGTGGTGCGGCTGGCGCACCTCAGCCACCCGGCGTTCCTGGAGCTGCTGCGGCAGGCGGAGGAGGAGTACGGCTTCCCGGCCGCCCCGGGCCCCGTGGCGCTCCCCTGCGACGAGGACCGCTTCCTCGACGTCCTCCGCCGCGTCACCTCCTCGGCCTCGTTTTCCTCCCATTCCTGTGGTCCGGTGGTGGCCGACCGGCGCGCGCGCGGCGACGCGCGGCCGCTGCTGCGCGGCATGGCCGTCGAGAGGAACCTCGTCTGGTGA
- the LOC103645805 gene encoding indole-3-acetic acid-induced protein ARG7, producing MAKCSSKIRYIVWLRQTLRRWRSRAAARAAVPAGHVAVCVGGAARRFVVRAAHLNHPVFRELLRQAEEEYGFPSGACAGPIALPCDEGLFEHVLRHLSSPSKSARFVTLEDLESGALSCCCVAAAGDSLPLLRGISADKAVW from the coding sequence ATGGCGAAATGCAGCAGCAAGATCCGGTACATCGTGTGGCTGCGGCAGACGCTGCGGCGGTGGCGGTCCCGCGCGGCGGCTCGCGCGGCGGTCCCGGCGGGGCACGTGGCGGTGTGCGTgggcggcgcggcgcggcggtTCGTGGTGCGGGCGGCGCACCTGAACCACCCCGTGTTCCGGGAGCTGCTCCGGCAGGCGGAGGAGGAGTACGGGTTCCCGTCGGGGGCCTGCGCGGGCCCCATCGCGCTCCCCTGCGACGAGGGCCTCTTCGAGCACGTCCTCCGCCACCTCTCCTCCCCGTCCAAGTCCGCCCGCTTCGTCACCCTCGAGGACCTCGAGAGCGGCGCACTGTCCTGCTGCTGCGTCGCCGCCGCCGGAGACTCGCTCCCGCTCCTCCGCGGCATCTCCGCCGACAAGGCCGTCTGGTGA
- the LOC100274928 gene encoding 26S proteasome non-ATPase regulatory subunit 7 homolog A-like has translation MDVVKAAQLSGRTLERVVVHPLVLLSIVDHYNRVARDTRKRVVGVLLGTSSRGSVDVTNSYAVPFEEDDKDPRIWFLDHNYHESMFSMFKRINAKEHVVGWYSTGPKLRENDLDVHALFNSYVPNPVLVIIDVQPKELGIPTKAYYAVEEVKENATQKSQKVFVHVPSEIAAHEVEEIGVEHLLRDVKDTTISTLATEVTSKLAALKGLDARLREIRSYLDLVIDGKLPLNHEILYHLQDVFNLLPNLNVNELIKAFAVKTNDMMLVIYLSSLIRSVIALHNLINNKMLNKEHEKAEDSKPTAIPTAAGS, from the exons ATGGACGTGGTGAAGGCGGCGCAGTTGTCGGGGCGGACGCTGGAACGGGTAGTGGTGCATCCCTTGGTGCTGCTCAGCATCGTCGACCACTACAACCGCGTCGCCCGCGACACCCGCAAGCGCGTCGTCGGCGTCCTCCTCGGCACCTCATCCCGCGGGTCCGTCGATGTCACCAACTCCTACGCCG TGccgtttgaggaggatgacaaggatCCTAGGATCTGGTTCCTTGACCACAATTACCACGAGTCAATGTTCTCCATGTTCAAGAGGATTAATG CCAAGGAGCATGTTGTTGGCTGGTACAGCACTGGCCCAAAACTAAGGGAGAACGACTTGGATGTCCATGCATTATTCAACAG TTATGTTCCTAATCCAGTCTTGGTGATTATTGATGTCCAACCCAAGGAGCTGGGTATACCGACCAAAGCGTACTACGCTGTGGAGGAGGTTAAAGAG AATGCAACTCAGAAAAGTCAGAAGGTATTTGTCCATGTTCCTTCAGAAATTGCAGCTCATGAAGTTGAGGAAATTG GAGTTGAACACCTTCTAAGGGATGTCAAGGACACAACAATAAGCACACTTGCTACAGAG GTCACTAGCAAGCTTGCAGCCTTAAAGGGACTCGATGCAAGGCTTAGGGAGATCCGAAGCTATTTGGATCTTGTAATTGACGGGAAGCTCCCACTGAATCACGAAATTTTGTACCATTTGCAG GATGTCTTTAATCTCCTTCCAAATTTGAACGTAAATGAGCTAATTAAAGCCTTTGCAG TGAAAACAAACGACATGATGTTGGTGATATACCTGTCTTCTCTGATCCGGAGCGTCATTGCGCTTCACAATTTAATCAACAATAAG ATGCTAAACAAGGAGCACGAGAAGGCCGAGGATTCGAAACCAACCGCCATTCCTACTGCTGCCGGAAGCTAA